From Ischnura elegans chromosome 13 unlocalized genomic scaffold, ioIscEleg1.1 SUPER_13_unloc_1, whole genome shotgun sequence, a single genomic window includes:
- the LOC124172168 gene encoding uncharacterized protein LOC124172168, producing the protein MMLKLKGDMVSLTNAASTSRKANRTGNSSSCSSSGSLINNQCTTTNAPASVSQSSVSGDPQHDIGDEEGFMNFGGRLVEKERVARVDKSRGISFFTSNIMAVVFSKEEMAKSSITGGEYNLNKKKGEDTKSNKVLLHVDVKKSVEEFIMGQLSITPAMISEVKAIQAAMKAKLNNESTAWKKRTK; encoded by the exons ATGATGCTTAAGCTGAAAGGTGATATGGTATCATTGACCAATGCTGCCTCCACTTCAAGAAAGGCTAACAGAACTGGTAACAGTAGCTCCTGTAGCAGCTCTGGCAGTTTAATCAACAATCAATGTACAACCACCAATGCTCCTGCGAGCGTCAGCCAGTCCAGTGTTTCGGGTGATCCTCAGCATGACATAGGCGATGAGGAA GGCTTCATGAACTTTGGTGGCCGACTTGTGGAAAAGGAAAGAGTGGCCAGAGTTGACAAGTCTCGCGGCATTTCCTTTTTCACCTCCAACATCATGGCCGTAGTATTTTCTAAGGAGGAAATGGCCAAGAGCAGTATAACAGGAGgagaatacaatttaaataagaaaaagggaGAGGACACTAAAAGTAATAAAGTTCTTCTCCATGTGGATGTCAAGAAATCAGTTGAAG AATTCATTATGGGCCAATTAAGTATAACTCCTGCTATGATCAGTGAGGTTAAGGCTATCCAAGCAGCAATGAAAgccaaattaaataatgaatcaaCTGCCTGGAAGAAGAGGACGAAATGA